ATTATATACACTCTTCATGCTTCGAAATATTCTCCGCCCATGATCCACTAGCCCAGCATGACAACAAGCACTAAGGACTCCTATAAATGTAATTGGATTGGGCTTAATACCATACCTATGCAAATCAGAAAAAACCTCTAGGCACATACTTGCATGTCCGTGTGATGCTAATCCACATATaattgcattccatgcagacacGGAAGACACAATGTCTCGAATCTGATTGAAAAATCGTAAGGCGGTGTTGATGCTCCCACATTTTGCATACATATCAATCATGGCTGCACATAAATTGTCATTCAAAGGAATGCATTCACTAGTAGTGTACTCATGGGCCCATCTTCCTTCATTCAATGCACCTAGAGTGGCAATTGCGGAAAATacacccaccatggtaacttcatTTGGTTTGACCCCACTAGCTATCATTTTGTGGAAGAGATCAAGAGCCATTCTTGGTTGTTCAGTTTGTGCATAGCCAGCAATCATTGTACTCCACGAAAATACGTCTCTTTCGGGCAACTCTTCAAAGATTTGCCTTGCCTGCtccatcattttattttttatgaatccAGCAATAAGAGCATTCCATGATTTTAGGTGATCCTTTACACCCACTTCAAATTGTAAATTGGCAAGGTCCATCATCCCACAAGATGAATAAAAATAGATGATCGTAGTCTGTATGAAATTGTAACAGTCAAATCCTTTCTTAACAACTGTTCCATGCAATTGCCGACCTTCGTTGACTGCTGTCTCATGACCACATGCTGAAACCAAATTCACAACCATGACTTCATTAGGCCCTATTCCATTCTGAAGCATTGCACGATACATCACCAAAGCTTCATGCAAACAAGTTGTTTGGATGCAACAATCGATCATCGTCCCCCAAGAAACAACATCCTTATCAGGAATCCTCTCAAACAACTCCTTGGTCATCTCAAGATGCCCCGCCTTTGAATACCCATTCAAAATCACATTCCAGGACACCAAATTAGGCTCAGGCATCTCATCAAACAGCCTCCTCGCTTCCCCTAAACCCAAACAACCACAATAAGCATGCATCAAATTAGTCGAGACAACTACCTGCCCCTCAACAACCAACTTAATAATCAATGCGTGAACCATCCGGCAGTTCCATATCTCACCAAAATGTAAGCAAGCAGACACTACATTGACCAAAGTGACCTCATTAGGGACCACACTGTGATCCATCATGTCCTTAAAAACCTCAAGGGCATCCCCAAAGCAACCATTTTTAACAAGACCCATTATCATGGTGGTATAGGATACAAAACCTTTACCAGGCATTACGTCAAACAGTTGGCGGGCACAGCCAATTTGGCTAGCTCTCATGTACCCAGACACCATGATATTACAAGAAACAGGGTCCAACGTAGGACAAGCCTTAAAGAGCAACTGGGCATCGAACAAGGAGCCGCATTTAGAATACATGCTGATCAAGCTGTTACGAATGAAGGTGTTGGAATGGAATCCGAGTTTGACGACCAAGGAATGGAATTGGCGGCCCAAAGGAGCGGCGGAGGATGAGGAACAACACTTGAGAGCGGAAACAAGTGCAAGCTCGCATTCGTAGTGGTTCTGGTTTTGTCTTGCATTGAAGAAAATACGAATGAAGTGCTGTGGGTCTTCTGAAGGAGGGGCTTTGGTGGCTGAAGTGGAAACCCATTTAAGTGCTTGAGGGAAGAATTTTATTCTGAGATTCTTAGAATTGAAGACCCACAGGAGGTGAAACATTAAACTCAAAATTGGATCTTCCTCTGCAATTTTCTTG
The sequence above is drawn from the Arachis hypogaea cultivar Tifrunner chromosome 4, arahy.Tifrunner.gnm2.J5K5, whole genome shotgun sequence genome and encodes:
- the LOC112795841 gene encoding pentatricopeptide repeat-containing protein At5g19020, mitochondrial, whose amino-acid sequence is MFHLLWVFNSKNLRIKFFPQALKWVSTSATKAPPSEDPQHFIRIFFNARQNQNHYECELALVSALKCCSSSSAAPLGRQFHSLVVKLGFHSNTFIRNSLISMYSKCGSLFDAQLLFKACPTLDPVSCNIMVSGYMRASQIGCARQLFDVMPGKGFVSYTTMIMGLVKNGCFGDALEVFKDMMDHSVVPNEVTLVNVVSACLHFGEIWNCRMVHALIIKLVVEGQVVVSTNLMHAYCGCLGLGEARRLFDEMPEPNLVSWNVILNGYSKAGHLEMTKELFERIPDKDVVSWGTMIDCCIQTTCLHEALVMYRAMLQNGIGPNEVMVVNLVSACGHETAVNEGRQLHGTVVKKGFDCYNFIQTTIIYFYSSCGMMDLANLQFEVGVKDHLKSWNALIAGFIKNKMMEQARQIFEELPERDVFSWSTMIAGYAQTEQPRMALDLFHKMIASGVKPNEVTMVGVFSAIATLGALNEGRWAHEYTTSECIPLNDNLCAAMIDMYAKCGSINTALRFFNQIRDIVSSVSAWNAIICGLASHGHASMCLEVFSDLHRYGIKPNPITFIGVLSACCHAGLVDHGRRIFRSMKSVYNVEPDIKHYGCMVDLLGRAGLLEEAEELIRSMPIEADVVIWGTLLAACRTHGNVDIGERAAQSLAGVAPSHGGGKVLLSNIYADAGRWEDVSLVRRVLWSQRMERMPGFSGVVR